A window of Panicum virgatum strain AP13 chromosome 8K, P.virgatum_v5, whole genome shotgun sequence contains these coding sequences:
- the LOC120645534 gene encoding uncharacterized protein LOC120645534 produces the protein MSPRGEQLKYVLQLLFNATNNATEYEALNHGLRIAASLGIKRLLTYGDSKVVIQQVNKDWDCSQEKMDAYCKEIHKLESHFYGLEFHHILRDYNVAANVLSKLGSKRALVPAGVFVRALNSLTVKIEEDPATKPDLALALGQEVLIANPDWRAPILDFIINKSYLKDKEHERLARLAANYIIIGTELLRHSASSGTLSKCISQQDGVRLLGMIH, from the coding sequence ATGTCCCCGAGAGGTGAGCAGCTAAAGTATGTCCTGCAGCTCCTCTTCAATGCCACCAACAACGCAACAGAGTACGAGGCTCTCAATCATGGTCTCAGGATTGCTGCCTCCCTCGGTATCAAGAGGCTCCTCACCTACGGCGACTCCAAAGTCGTCATCCAGCAAGTCAACAAGGACTGGGATTGCTCCCAGGAGAAGATGGACGCCTACTGCAAGGAGATACACAAGCTCGAGTCCCACTTCTACGGCCTAGAGTTCCACCACATCCTCCGGGACTACAACGTGGCAGCCAATGTACTCTCCAAGCTGGGCTCCAAGCGGGCACTCGTCCCGGCTGGAGTCTTCGTACGGGCTCTCAACTCTCTTACAGTCAAGATTGAAGAGGACCCTGCAACCAAGCCCGACCTAGCGCTAGCCCTAGGCCAGGAAGTACTCATCGCCAATCCAGATTGGCGAGCTCCGATACTCGACTTCATCATCAACAAGTCCTACCTGAAGGACAAGGAACATGAGCGACTTGCCCGCCTAGCCGCAAACTACATCATCATTGGAACCGAGTTGTTGAGACACTCGGCCTCCTCAGGAACCCTTTCCAAGTGCATCTCCCAGCAAGATGGAGTCCGACTCCTTGGCATGATCCACTAG